The following are encoded together in the Vespa velutina chromosome 3, iVesVel2.1, whole genome shotgun sequence genome:
- the LOC124947899 gene encoding protein kinase C and casein kinase substrate in neurons protein 1 isoform X6, with protein MSHHSDDNMLIATSDSFWEPGNYKRTTKRIEDGHKLCDSLIALVQERAEIEKSYAKALKNWSKNWNDKIEKGPEYGTTEAAWKGVLVESDRLCDLHLRVKENLCNDIIQQVKTWQKDTYHKSMMTLKERKEMEDAFKKAQKPWAKLLQKVEKAKAEYHNSCKTERTAANMERNASADSSLSPDQVKKMQDRVQKTKEEVQKAKEKYEAALQEINQYNPKYMEDMSQVFDKCQEMEAQRLQFFKKVLFGIHKCLNISQDPVLPQIYEEFYHTINNADHEKDLKWWSNNHGVNMAMNWPQFEDYTEEFRDITKGSKSKEALPAGSITLINQRPVGEDLHEFPPVNHKSKSKSAGRVITTDGLHGDSKTDTISSSKQSSEKINHESSGVNRSSTITNGTNTKQESNPFEEEEWDEDGGEPLVDSGEPGVPVKALYNYEGAEADELSFKQGDIFEKLEDEDEQGWCKGRKDGRVGLYPANYVELLSQ; from the exons ATGTCACACCACAGCGACGATAACATGCTTATAGCAACGTCCGATTCTTTCTGGGAGCCGGGCAATTACAAAAGAACGACTAAAAGGATCGAGGATGGTCACAAGCTATGCGATAGTTTAATAGCATTGGTTCAGGAAAGAGcggaaattgaaaaaagttaCGCGAAGGCGTTGAAGAATTGGTCGAAAAATTGGAACGACAAGATCGAAAAGGGCCCAGAATATGGGACCACGGAAGCTGCATGGAAGGGTGTTTTGGTCGAATCCGATAGGTTGTGCGACCTTCATCTTAGGGTTAAGGAGAACCTTTGCAACGATATTATTCAACAAGTGAAGACATGGCAAAAGGATACCTATCACAAG TCGATGATGACCCTCAAAGAGCGGAAGGAAATGGAAGATGCTTTTAAAAAAGCGCAAAAGCCCTGGGCGAAACTATTACAGAAAGTCGAGAAAGCCAAAGCGGAATATCACAACAGCTGCAAAACTGAACGAACTGCGGCTAATATGGAGAGGAACGCTTCCGCTGATAGTTCTCTTTCACCCGATCAG GTAAAGAAAATGCAGGACAGAGTACAGAAGACGAAAGAGGAGGTACAAAaggcgaaagaaaaatatgaagctGCACTTCAAGAAATTAATCAGTATAATCCAAAATATATGGAGGATATGTCGCAAGTATTTGATAAGTGTCAAGAAATGGAAGCGCAACGACttcaattctttaaaaaagttCTATTTGGTATTCACAAGTGCCTCAATATATCACAGGATCCAGT gcTTCCACAAATATACGAAGAATTCTACCATACTATTAACAATGCAGATCACGAGAAGGATCTTAAATGGTGGTCTAATAATCATGGTGTAAATATGGCTATGAATTGGCCACAATTTGAG GACTACACAGAGGAATTCCGTGACATCACCAAGGGTTCGAAGTCAAAGGAGGCACTTCCAGCTGGATCCATCACTCTCATCAATCAGCGACCGGTCGGCGAGGATCTGCAT GAATTCCCTCCAGTCAATCATAAATCAAAGTCAAAGTCTGCTGGTCGTGTTATAACAACAGATGGACTCCATGGGGACAGTAAAACAGATACTATTAGTTCGAGCAAACAATCTtctgaaaaaattaatcacgAAAGTAGTGGAGTTAATAGAAGTTCAACGATTAC GAATGGTACTAATACTAAGCAGGAATCAAATCcatttgaagaagaagaatgggaTGAAGATGGTGGTGAACCATTAGTAGATAGTGGAGAGCCAGGGGTTCCAGTTAAAGCTTTGTATAATTATGAGGGAGCAGAAGCTGATGAACTCAGTTTTAAACAAG gTGATATATTTGAGAAATTGGAAGACGAAGATGAGCAGGGATGGtgtaaaggaaggaaagatggTAGAGTTGGTCTTTATCCTGCAAATTATGTAGAGTTATTATCTCAATAG
- the LOC124947899 gene encoding protein kinase C and casein kinase substrate in neurons protein 1 isoform X1, translated as MSHHSDDNMLIATSDSFWEPGNYKRTTKRIEDGHKLCDSLIALVQERAEIEKSYAKALKNWSKNWNDKIEKGPEYGTTEAAWKGVLVESDRLCDLHLRVKENLCNDIIQQVKTWQKDTYHKSMMTLKERKEMEDAFKKAQKPWAKLLQKVEKAKAEYHNSCKTERTAANMERNASADSSLSPDQMARGSENMTEYGCGAWGIRIQECLRNSKIGDVQLVKKMQDRVQKTKEEVQKAKEKYEAALQEINQYNPKYMEDMSQVFDKCQEMEAQRLQFFKKVLFGIHKCLNISQDPVLPQIYEEFYHTINNADHEKDLKWWSNNHGVNMAMNWPQFEDYTEEFRDITKGSKSKEALPAGSITLINQRPVGEDLHEFPPVNHKSKSKSAGRVITTDGLHGDSKTDTISSSKQSSEKINHESSGVNRSSTITNGTNTKQESNPFEEEEWDEDGGEPLVDSGEPGVPVKALYNYEGAEADELSFKQGDIFEKLEDEDEQGWCKGRKDGRVGLYPANYVELLSQ; from the exons ATGTCACACCACAGCGACGATAACATGCTTATAGCAACGTCCGATTCTTTCTGGGAGCCGGGCAATTACAAAAGAACGACTAAAAGGATCGAGGATGGTCACAAGCTATGCGATAGTTTAATAGCATTGGTTCAGGAAAGAGcggaaattgaaaaaagttaCGCGAAGGCGTTGAAGAATTGGTCGAAAAATTGGAACGACAAGATCGAAAAGGGCCCAGAATATGGGACCACGGAAGCTGCATGGAAGGGTGTTTTGGTCGAATCCGATAGGTTGTGCGACCTTCATCTTAGGGTTAAGGAGAACCTTTGCAACGATATTATTCAACAAGTGAAGACATGGCAAAAGGATACCTATCACAAG TCGATGATGACCCTCAAAGAGCGGAAGGAAATGGAAGATGCTTTTAAAAAAGCGCAAAAGCCCTGGGCGAAACTATTACAGAAAGTCGAGAAAGCCAAAGCGGAATATCACAACAGCTGCAAAACTGAACGAACTGCGGCTAATATGGAGAGGAACGCTTCCGCTGATAGTTCTCTTTCACCCGATCAG atgGCCCGAGGCTCTGAAAAC ATGACTGAGTATGGATGTGGTGCATGGGGCATCAGAATACAAGAGTGCCTTAGGAATTCTAAAATAGGCGACGTTCAgctt GTAAAGAAAATGCAGGACAGAGTACAGAAGACGAAAGAGGAGGTACAAAaggcgaaagaaaaatatgaagctGCACTTCAAGAAATTAATCAGTATAATCCAAAATATATGGAGGATATGTCGCAAGTATTTGATAAGTGTCAAGAAATGGAAGCGCAACGACttcaattctttaaaaaagttCTATTTGGTATTCACAAGTGCCTCAATATATCACAGGATCCAGT gcTTCCACAAATATACGAAGAATTCTACCATACTATTAACAATGCAGATCACGAGAAGGATCTTAAATGGTGGTCTAATAATCATGGTGTAAATATGGCTATGAATTGGCCACAATTTGAG GACTACACAGAGGAATTCCGTGACATCACCAAGGGTTCGAAGTCAAAGGAGGCACTTCCAGCTGGATCCATCACTCTCATCAATCAGCGACCGGTCGGCGAGGATCTGCAT GAATTCCCTCCAGTCAATCATAAATCAAAGTCAAAGTCTGCTGGTCGTGTTATAACAACAGATGGACTCCATGGGGACAGTAAAACAGATACTATTAGTTCGAGCAAACAATCTtctgaaaaaattaatcacgAAAGTAGTGGAGTTAATAGAAGTTCAACGATTAC GAATGGTACTAATACTAAGCAGGAATCAAATCcatttgaagaagaagaatgggaTGAAGATGGTGGTGAACCATTAGTAGATAGTGGAGAGCCAGGGGTTCCAGTTAAAGCTTTGTATAATTATGAGGGAGCAGAAGCTGATGAACTCAGTTTTAAACAAG gTGATATATTTGAGAAATTGGAAGACGAAGATGAGCAGGGATGGtgtaaaggaaggaaagatggTAGAGTTGGTCTTTATCCTGCAAATTATGTAGAGTTATTATCTCAATAG
- the LOC124947899 gene encoding protein kinase C and casein kinase substrate in neurons protein 1 isoform X7: MSHHSDDNMLIATSDSFWEPGNYKRTTKRIEDGHKLCDSLIALVQERAEIEKSYAKALKNWSKNWNDKIEKGPEYGTTEAAWKGVLVESDRLCDLHLRVKENLCNDIIQQVKTWQKDTYHKSMMTLKERKEMEDAFKKAQKPWAKLLQKVEKAKAEYHNSCKTERTAANMERNASADSSLSPDQMARGSENMTEYGCGAWGIRIQECLRNSKIGDVQLVKKMQDRVQKTKEEVQKAKEKYEAALQEINQYNPKYMEDMSQVFDKCQEMEAQRLQFFKKVLFGIHKCLNISQDPVLPQIYEEFYHTINNADHEKDLKWWSNNHGVNMAMNWPQFEEFPPVNHKSKSKSAGRVITTDGLHGDSKTDTISSSKQSSEKINHESSGVNRSSTITNGTNTKQESNPFEEEEWDEDGGEPLVDSGEPGVPVKALYNYEGAEADELSFKQGDIFEKLEDEDEQGWCKGRKDGRVGLYPANYVELLSQ; encoded by the exons ATGTCACACCACAGCGACGATAACATGCTTATAGCAACGTCCGATTCTTTCTGGGAGCCGGGCAATTACAAAAGAACGACTAAAAGGATCGAGGATGGTCACAAGCTATGCGATAGTTTAATAGCATTGGTTCAGGAAAGAGcggaaattgaaaaaagttaCGCGAAGGCGTTGAAGAATTGGTCGAAAAATTGGAACGACAAGATCGAAAAGGGCCCAGAATATGGGACCACGGAAGCTGCATGGAAGGGTGTTTTGGTCGAATCCGATAGGTTGTGCGACCTTCATCTTAGGGTTAAGGAGAACCTTTGCAACGATATTATTCAACAAGTGAAGACATGGCAAAAGGATACCTATCACAAG TCGATGATGACCCTCAAAGAGCGGAAGGAAATGGAAGATGCTTTTAAAAAAGCGCAAAAGCCCTGGGCGAAACTATTACAGAAAGTCGAGAAAGCCAAAGCGGAATATCACAACAGCTGCAAAACTGAACGAACTGCGGCTAATATGGAGAGGAACGCTTCCGCTGATAGTTCTCTTTCACCCGATCAG atgGCCCGAGGCTCTGAAAAC ATGACTGAGTATGGATGTGGTGCATGGGGCATCAGAATACAAGAGTGCCTTAGGAATTCTAAAATAGGCGACGTTCAgctt GTAAAGAAAATGCAGGACAGAGTACAGAAGACGAAAGAGGAGGTACAAAaggcgaaagaaaaatatgaagctGCACTTCAAGAAATTAATCAGTATAATCCAAAATATATGGAGGATATGTCGCAAGTATTTGATAAGTGTCAAGAAATGGAAGCGCAACGACttcaattctttaaaaaagttCTATTTGGTATTCACAAGTGCCTCAATATATCACAGGATCCAGT gcTTCCACAAATATACGAAGAATTCTACCATACTATTAACAATGCAGATCACGAGAAGGATCTTAAATGGTGGTCTAATAATCATGGTGTAAATATGGCTATGAATTGGCCACAATTTGAG GAATTCCCTCCAGTCAATCATAAATCAAAGTCAAAGTCTGCTGGTCGTGTTATAACAACAGATGGACTCCATGGGGACAGTAAAACAGATACTATTAGTTCGAGCAAACAATCTtctgaaaaaattaatcacgAAAGTAGTGGAGTTAATAGAAGTTCAACGATTAC GAATGGTACTAATACTAAGCAGGAATCAAATCcatttgaagaagaagaatgggaTGAAGATGGTGGTGAACCATTAGTAGATAGTGGAGAGCCAGGGGTTCCAGTTAAAGCTTTGTATAATTATGAGGGAGCAGAAGCTGATGAACTCAGTTTTAAACAAG gTGATATATTTGAGAAATTGGAAGACGAAGATGAGCAGGGATGGtgtaaaggaaggaaagatggTAGAGTTGGTCTTTATCCTGCAAATTATGTAGAGTTATTATCTCAATAG
- the LOC124947899 gene encoding protein kinase C and casein kinase substrate in neurons protein 1 isoform X3 → MSHHSDDNMLIATSDSFWEPGNYKRTTKRIEDGHKLCDSLIALVQERAEIEKSYAKALKNWSKNWNDKIEKGPEYGTTEAAWKGVLVESDRLCDLHLRVKENLCNDIIQQVKTWQKDTYHKSMMTLKERKEMEDAFKKAQKPWAKLLQKVEKAKAEYHNSCKTERTAANMERNASADSSLSPDQMARGSENKALLVKKMQDRVQKTKEEVQKAKEKYEAALQEINQYNPKYMEDMSQVFDKCQEMEAQRLQFFKKVLFGIHKCLNISQDPVLPQIYEEFYHTINNADHEKDLKWWSNNHGVNMAMNWPQFEDYTEEFRDITKGSKSKEALPAGSITLINQRPVGEDLHEFPPVNHKSKSKSAGRVITTDGLHGDSKTDTISSSKQSSEKINHESSGVNRSSTITNGTNTKQESNPFEEEEWDEDGGEPLVDSGEPGVPVKALYNYEGAEADELSFKQGDIFEKLEDEDEQGWCKGRKDGRVGLYPANYVELLSQ, encoded by the exons ATGTCACACCACAGCGACGATAACATGCTTATAGCAACGTCCGATTCTTTCTGGGAGCCGGGCAATTACAAAAGAACGACTAAAAGGATCGAGGATGGTCACAAGCTATGCGATAGTTTAATAGCATTGGTTCAGGAAAGAGcggaaattgaaaaaagttaCGCGAAGGCGTTGAAGAATTGGTCGAAAAATTGGAACGACAAGATCGAAAAGGGCCCAGAATATGGGACCACGGAAGCTGCATGGAAGGGTGTTTTGGTCGAATCCGATAGGTTGTGCGACCTTCATCTTAGGGTTAAGGAGAACCTTTGCAACGATATTATTCAACAAGTGAAGACATGGCAAAAGGATACCTATCACAAG TCGATGATGACCCTCAAAGAGCGGAAGGAAATGGAAGATGCTTTTAAAAAAGCGCAAAAGCCCTGGGCGAAACTATTACAGAAAGTCGAGAAAGCCAAAGCGGAATATCACAACAGCTGCAAAACTGAACGAACTGCGGCTAATATGGAGAGGAACGCTTCCGCTGATAGTTCTCTTTCACCCGATCAG atgGCCCGAGGCTCTGAAAAC AAAGCCCTGTTG GTAAAGAAAATGCAGGACAGAGTACAGAAGACGAAAGAGGAGGTACAAAaggcgaaagaaaaatatgaagctGCACTTCAAGAAATTAATCAGTATAATCCAAAATATATGGAGGATATGTCGCAAGTATTTGATAAGTGTCAAGAAATGGAAGCGCAACGACttcaattctttaaaaaagttCTATTTGGTATTCACAAGTGCCTCAATATATCACAGGATCCAGT gcTTCCACAAATATACGAAGAATTCTACCATACTATTAACAATGCAGATCACGAGAAGGATCTTAAATGGTGGTCTAATAATCATGGTGTAAATATGGCTATGAATTGGCCACAATTTGAG GACTACACAGAGGAATTCCGTGACATCACCAAGGGTTCGAAGTCAAAGGAGGCACTTCCAGCTGGATCCATCACTCTCATCAATCAGCGACCGGTCGGCGAGGATCTGCAT GAATTCCCTCCAGTCAATCATAAATCAAAGTCAAAGTCTGCTGGTCGTGTTATAACAACAGATGGACTCCATGGGGACAGTAAAACAGATACTATTAGTTCGAGCAAACAATCTtctgaaaaaattaatcacgAAAGTAGTGGAGTTAATAGAAGTTCAACGATTAC GAATGGTACTAATACTAAGCAGGAATCAAATCcatttgaagaagaagaatgggaTGAAGATGGTGGTGAACCATTAGTAGATAGTGGAGAGCCAGGGGTTCCAGTTAAAGCTTTGTATAATTATGAGGGAGCAGAAGCTGATGAACTCAGTTTTAAACAAG gTGATATATTTGAGAAATTGGAAGACGAAGATGAGCAGGGATGGtgtaaaggaaggaaagatggTAGAGTTGGTCTTTATCCTGCAAATTATGTAGAGTTATTATCTCAATAG
- the LOC124947899 gene encoding protein kinase C and casein kinase substrate in neurons protein 1 isoform X5: protein MSHHSDDNMLIATSDSFWEPGNYKRTTKRIEDGHKLCDSLIALVQERAEIEKSYAKALKNWSKNWNDKIEKGPEYGTTEAAWKGVLVESDRLCDLHLRVKENLCNDIIQQVKTWQKDTYHKSMMTLKERKEMEDAFKKAQKPWAKLLQKVEKAKAEYHNSCKTERTAANMERNASADSSLSPDQKALLVKKMQDRVQKTKEEVQKAKEKYEAALQEINQYNPKYMEDMSQVFDKCQEMEAQRLQFFKKVLFGIHKCLNISQDPVLPQIYEEFYHTINNADHEKDLKWWSNNHGVNMAMNWPQFEDYTEEFRDITKGSKSKEALPAGSITLINQRPVGEDLHEFPPVNHKSKSKSAGRVITTDGLHGDSKTDTISSSKQSSEKINHESSGVNRSSTITNGTNTKQESNPFEEEEWDEDGGEPLVDSGEPGVPVKALYNYEGAEADELSFKQGDIFEKLEDEDEQGWCKGRKDGRVGLYPANYVELLSQ, encoded by the exons ATGTCACACCACAGCGACGATAACATGCTTATAGCAACGTCCGATTCTTTCTGGGAGCCGGGCAATTACAAAAGAACGACTAAAAGGATCGAGGATGGTCACAAGCTATGCGATAGTTTAATAGCATTGGTTCAGGAAAGAGcggaaattgaaaaaagttaCGCGAAGGCGTTGAAGAATTGGTCGAAAAATTGGAACGACAAGATCGAAAAGGGCCCAGAATATGGGACCACGGAAGCTGCATGGAAGGGTGTTTTGGTCGAATCCGATAGGTTGTGCGACCTTCATCTTAGGGTTAAGGAGAACCTTTGCAACGATATTATTCAACAAGTGAAGACATGGCAAAAGGATACCTATCACAAG TCGATGATGACCCTCAAAGAGCGGAAGGAAATGGAAGATGCTTTTAAAAAAGCGCAAAAGCCCTGGGCGAAACTATTACAGAAAGTCGAGAAAGCCAAAGCGGAATATCACAACAGCTGCAAAACTGAACGAACTGCGGCTAATATGGAGAGGAACGCTTCCGCTGATAGTTCTCTTTCACCCGATCAG AAAGCCCTGTTG GTAAAGAAAATGCAGGACAGAGTACAGAAGACGAAAGAGGAGGTACAAAaggcgaaagaaaaatatgaagctGCACTTCAAGAAATTAATCAGTATAATCCAAAATATATGGAGGATATGTCGCAAGTATTTGATAAGTGTCAAGAAATGGAAGCGCAACGACttcaattctttaaaaaagttCTATTTGGTATTCACAAGTGCCTCAATATATCACAGGATCCAGT gcTTCCACAAATATACGAAGAATTCTACCATACTATTAACAATGCAGATCACGAGAAGGATCTTAAATGGTGGTCTAATAATCATGGTGTAAATATGGCTATGAATTGGCCACAATTTGAG GACTACACAGAGGAATTCCGTGACATCACCAAGGGTTCGAAGTCAAAGGAGGCACTTCCAGCTGGATCCATCACTCTCATCAATCAGCGACCGGTCGGCGAGGATCTGCAT GAATTCCCTCCAGTCAATCATAAATCAAAGTCAAAGTCTGCTGGTCGTGTTATAACAACAGATGGACTCCATGGGGACAGTAAAACAGATACTATTAGTTCGAGCAAACAATCTtctgaaaaaattaatcacgAAAGTAGTGGAGTTAATAGAAGTTCAACGATTAC GAATGGTACTAATACTAAGCAGGAATCAAATCcatttgaagaagaagaatgggaTGAAGATGGTGGTGAACCATTAGTAGATAGTGGAGAGCCAGGGGTTCCAGTTAAAGCTTTGTATAATTATGAGGGAGCAGAAGCTGATGAACTCAGTTTTAAACAAG gTGATATATTTGAGAAATTGGAAGACGAAGATGAGCAGGGATGGtgtaaaggaaggaaagatggTAGAGTTGGTCTTTATCCTGCAAATTATGTAGAGTTATTATCTCAATAG
- the LOC124947899 gene encoding protein kinase C and casein kinase substrate in neurons protein 1 isoform X2 → MSHHSDDNMLIATSDSFWEPGNYKRTTKRIEDGHKLCDSLIALVQERAEIEKSYAKALKNWSKNWNDKIEKGPEYGTTEAAWKGVLVESDRLCDLHLRVKENLCNDIIQQVKTWQKDTYHKSMMTLKERKEMEDAFKKAQKPWAKLLQKVEKAKAEYHNSCKTERTAANMERNASADSSLSPDQMTEYGCGAWGIRIQECLRNSKIGDVQLVKKMQDRVQKTKEEVQKAKEKYEAALQEINQYNPKYMEDMSQVFDKCQEMEAQRLQFFKKVLFGIHKCLNISQDPVLPQIYEEFYHTINNADHEKDLKWWSNNHGVNMAMNWPQFEDYTEEFRDITKGSKSKEALPAGSITLINQRPVGEDLHEFPPVNHKSKSKSAGRVITTDGLHGDSKTDTISSSKQSSEKINHESSGVNRSSTITNGTNTKQESNPFEEEEWDEDGGEPLVDSGEPGVPVKALYNYEGAEADELSFKQGDIFEKLEDEDEQGWCKGRKDGRVGLYPANYVELLSQ, encoded by the exons ATGTCACACCACAGCGACGATAACATGCTTATAGCAACGTCCGATTCTTTCTGGGAGCCGGGCAATTACAAAAGAACGACTAAAAGGATCGAGGATGGTCACAAGCTATGCGATAGTTTAATAGCATTGGTTCAGGAAAGAGcggaaattgaaaaaagttaCGCGAAGGCGTTGAAGAATTGGTCGAAAAATTGGAACGACAAGATCGAAAAGGGCCCAGAATATGGGACCACGGAAGCTGCATGGAAGGGTGTTTTGGTCGAATCCGATAGGTTGTGCGACCTTCATCTTAGGGTTAAGGAGAACCTTTGCAACGATATTATTCAACAAGTGAAGACATGGCAAAAGGATACCTATCACAAG TCGATGATGACCCTCAAAGAGCGGAAGGAAATGGAAGATGCTTTTAAAAAAGCGCAAAAGCCCTGGGCGAAACTATTACAGAAAGTCGAGAAAGCCAAAGCGGAATATCACAACAGCTGCAAAACTGAACGAACTGCGGCTAATATGGAGAGGAACGCTTCCGCTGATAGTTCTCTTTCACCCGATCAG ATGACTGAGTATGGATGTGGTGCATGGGGCATCAGAATACAAGAGTGCCTTAGGAATTCTAAAATAGGCGACGTTCAgctt GTAAAGAAAATGCAGGACAGAGTACAGAAGACGAAAGAGGAGGTACAAAaggcgaaagaaaaatatgaagctGCACTTCAAGAAATTAATCAGTATAATCCAAAATATATGGAGGATATGTCGCAAGTATTTGATAAGTGTCAAGAAATGGAAGCGCAACGACttcaattctttaaaaaagttCTATTTGGTATTCACAAGTGCCTCAATATATCACAGGATCCAGT gcTTCCACAAATATACGAAGAATTCTACCATACTATTAACAATGCAGATCACGAGAAGGATCTTAAATGGTGGTCTAATAATCATGGTGTAAATATGGCTATGAATTGGCCACAATTTGAG GACTACACAGAGGAATTCCGTGACATCACCAAGGGTTCGAAGTCAAAGGAGGCACTTCCAGCTGGATCCATCACTCTCATCAATCAGCGACCGGTCGGCGAGGATCTGCAT GAATTCCCTCCAGTCAATCATAAATCAAAGTCAAAGTCTGCTGGTCGTGTTATAACAACAGATGGACTCCATGGGGACAGTAAAACAGATACTATTAGTTCGAGCAAACAATCTtctgaaaaaattaatcacgAAAGTAGTGGAGTTAATAGAAGTTCAACGATTAC GAATGGTACTAATACTAAGCAGGAATCAAATCcatttgaagaagaagaatgggaTGAAGATGGTGGTGAACCATTAGTAGATAGTGGAGAGCCAGGGGTTCCAGTTAAAGCTTTGTATAATTATGAGGGAGCAGAAGCTGATGAACTCAGTTTTAAACAAG gTGATATATTTGAGAAATTGGAAGACGAAGATGAGCAGGGATGGtgtaaaggaaggaaagatggTAGAGTTGGTCTTTATCCTGCAAATTATGTAGAGTTATTATCTCAATAG
- the LOC124947899 gene encoding protein kinase C and casein kinase substrate in neurons protein 1 isoform X4, which translates to MSHHSDDNMLIATSDSFWEPGNYKRTTKRIEDGHKLCDSLIALVQERAEIEKSYAKALKNWSKNWNDKIEKGPEYGTTEAAWKGVLVESDRLCDLHLRVKENLCNDIIQQVKTWQKDTYHKSMMTLKERKEMEDAFKKAQKPWAKLLQKVEKAKAEYHNSCKTERTAANMERNASADSSLSPDQMARGSENVKKMQDRVQKTKEEVQKAKEKYEAALQEINQYNPKYMEDMSQVFDKCQEMEAQRLQFFKKVLFGIHKCLNISQDPVLPQIYEEFYHTINNADHEKDLKWWSNNHGVNMAMNWPQFEDYTEEFRDITKGSKSKEALPAGSITLINQRPVGEDLHEFPPVNHKSKSKSAGRVITTDGLHGDSKTDTISSSKQSSEKINHESSGVNRSSTITNGTNTKQESNPFEEEEWDEDGGEPLVDSGEPGVPVKALYNYEGAEADELSFKQGDIFEKLEDEDEQGWCKGRKDGRVGLYPANYVELLSQ; encoded by the exons ATGTCACACCACAGCGACGATAACATGCTTATAGCAACGTCCGATTCTTTCTGGGAGCCGGGCAATTACAAAAGAACGACTAAAAGGATCGAGGATGGTCACAAGCTATGCGATAGTTTAATAGCATTGGTTCAGGAAAGAGcggaaattgaaaaaagttaCGCGAAGGCGTTGAAGAATTGGTCGAAAAATTGGAACGACAAGATCGAAAAGGGCCCAGAATATGGGACCACGGAAGCTGCATGGAAGGGTGTTTTGGTCGAATCCGATAGGTTGTGCGACCTTCATCTTAGGGTTAAGGAGAACCTTTGCAACGATATTATTCAACAAGTGAAGACATGGCAAAAGGATACCTATCACAAG TCGATGATGACCCTCAAAGAGCGGAAGGAAATGGAAGATGCTTTTAAAAAAGCGCAAAAGCCCTGGGCGAAACTATTACAGAAAGTCGAGAAAGCCAAAGCGGAATATCACAACAGCTGCAAAACTGAACGAACTGCGGCTAATATGGAGAGGAACGCTTCCGCTGATAGTTCTCTTTCACCCGATCAG atgGCCCGAGGCTCTGAAAAC GTAAAGAAAATGCAGGACAGAGTACAGAAGACGAAAGAGGAGGTACAAAaggcgaaagaaaaatatgaagctGCACTTCAAGAAATTAATCAGTATAATCCAAAATATATGGAGGATATGTCGCAAGTATTTGATAAGTGTCAAGAAATGGAAGCGCAACGACttcaattctttaaaaaagttCTATTTGGTATTCACAAGTGCCTCAATATATCACAGGATCCAGT gcTTCCACAAATATACGAAGAATTCTACCATACTATTAACAATGCAGATCACGAGAAGGATCTTAAATGGTGGTCTAATAATCATGGTGTAAATATGGCTATGAATTGGCCACAATTTGAG GACTACACAGAGGAATTCCGTGACATCACCAAGGGTTCGAAGTCAAAGGAGGCACTTCCAGCTGGATCCATCACTCTCATCAATCAGCGACCGGTCGGCGAGGATCTGCAT GAATTCCCTCCAGTCAATCATAAATCAAAGTCAAAGTCTGCTGGTCGTGTTATAACAACAGATGGACTCCATGGGGACAGTAAAACAGATACTATTAGTTCGAGCAAACAATCTtctgaaaaaattaatcacgAAAGTAGTGGAGTTAATAGAAGTTCAACGATTAC GAATGGTACTAATACTAAGCAGGAATCAAATCcatttgaagaagaagaatgggaTGAAGATGGTGGTGAACCATTAGTAGATAGTGGAGAGCCAGGGGTTCCAGTTAAAGCTTTGTATAATTATGAGGGAGCAGAAGCTGATGAACTCAGTTTTAAACAAG gTGATATATTTGAGAAATTGGAAGACGAAGATGAGCAGGGATGGtgtaaaggaaggaaagatggTAGAGTTGGTCTTTATCCTGCAAATTATGTAGAGTTATTATCTCAATAG